Proteins from a genomic interval of Pseudomonas sp. RC10:
- a CDS encoding DHA2 family efflux MFS transporter permease subunit yields the protein MSTATASAPAAKPKGPIDAASMATGAKILAFASMCVGMFIALLDIQIVSASLRDIGGGLSAGSDETAWVQTSYLIAEIVVIPLSGWLARVFSTRWLFCASAVGFTLTSLLCGLAWNIQSMIAFRALQGFLGGSMIPMVFTSAFMFFTGKQRVIAASTIGAIASLAPTLGPVIGGWITDVSSWHWLFYINLVPGIFVAVAVPMLVNIDSMDLKLLKGADYISMVFLALFLGCLEYTLEEGPRWNWFSDQTILTTAWVSGLSAIAFISRTLMVHNPVVDLRALKDRNFALGCFFSFVTGIGLFATIYLTPLFLGRVRGYSALEIGEAVFSTGVFQLMAIPVYGFLANRVDLRWIMMFGLALFGLSMWDFSPITHDWGSHELLLPQAIRGFAQQMAVPPAVTLTLGGLHPSRLKQASGLFNLMRNLGGAIGIAACATILNDRTNLHFTHLAEHLNYSNEAMNTWLATVTGNFAALGQNAADASNSALHQLWLLTYREAQTQTYADAFLSIMACFIIAVAMVPLMRKVTPPAAPSADAH from the coding sequence ATGAGCACCGCCACCGCCAGCGCACCCGCCGCAAAACCCAAAGGTCCGATAGACGCCGCATCGATGGCCACCGGGGCCAAGATCCTCGCGTTCGCCAGCATGTGTGTAGGGATGTTCATTGCCTTGCTGGACATCCAGATCGTCTCGGCCTCGCTGCGTGACATCGGCGGTGGCTTGTCAGCCGGTTCAGATGAAACGGCGTGGGTCCAGACCAGCTACCTGATCGCCGAAATCGTGGTCATTCCGCTGTCCGGCTGGCTCGCCCGAGTGTTCTCCACGCGCTGGCTGTTTTGCGCCTCGGCGGTGGGCTTCACCCTCACCAGTCTGCTCTGCGGACTGGCCTGGAACATCCAGAGCATGATCGCCTTCCGGGCGCTGCAAGGGTTCCTGGGCGGTTCCATGATTCCGATGGTGTTCACCTCGGCGTTCATGTTTTTCACCGGCAAACAGCGGGTGATCGCGGCGTCCACCATCGGCGCGATCGCGTCTCTGGCACCGACGCTGGGACCGGTAATCGGCGGCTGGATCACCGACGTGTCGTCGTGGCACTGGCTGTTCTATATCAACCTGGTGCCGGGCATTTTTGTCGCCGTCGCGGTGCCGATGCTGGTCAACATCGACTCGATGGACCTCAAGCTGCTCAAGGGCGCCGACTACATCAGTATGGTGTTTCTGGCGCTGTTCCTCGGCTGCCTGGAATACACCCTTGAAGAAGGCCCGCGCTGGAACTGGTTCAGCGACCAGACCATCCTCACCACCGCCTGGGTGTCGGGCCTGTCGGCCATCGCCTTCATCAGCCGTACCCTGATGGTGCACAACCCGGTGGTGGATTTGCGCGCCCTCAAGGACCGCAACTTTGCGCTCGGCTGCTTCTTCTCCTTCGTCACCGGCATCGGTCTGTTCGCCACCATTTACCTCACGCCGCTGTTCCTGGGCCGCGTACGGGGGTACAGCGCGCTGGAAATCGGCGAAGCAGTGTTCTCGACGGGCGTATTTCAATTGATGGCCATCCCGGTGTACGGCTTTCTGGCCAATCGCGTCGACCTGCGCTGGATCATGATGTTCGGCCTCGCGTTGTTTGGGTTGTCGATGTGGGACTTCTCGCCCATCACCCACGATTGGGGCAGCCATGAGCTCTTGCTGCCGCAAGCCATTCGCGGTTTCGCGCAACAGATGGCGGTGCCTCCGGCCGTGACCCTGACCCTCGGCGGCCTGCACCCGTCGCGGCTGAAACAGGCGTCCGGGCTGTTCAACCTGATGCGCAACCTGGGGGGCGCCATCGGCATCGCGGCCTGTGCCACGATCCTCAACGACCGCACCAATCTGCATTTCACGCACCTGGCCGAGCACCTCAACTACAGCAACGAAGCCATGAACACCTGGCTCGCGACCGTGACCGGCAATTTCGCCGCACTGGGCCAGAACGCCGCCGACGCCAGCAATTCCGCGCTGCACCAACTGTGGCTGCTGACCTACCGCGAAGCACAGACCCAGACCTACGCCGACGCCTTCCTGTCGATCATGGCCTGCTTCATCATCGCCGTGGCCATGGTGCCGTTGATGCGCAAGGTCACGCCTCCGGCCGCACCGTCCGCCGATGCCCATTGA
- a CDS encoding HlyD family secretion protein — translation MNNPQTVTEPAVAAAPPKPAQGKRLILLLLAVAVVVGAVFYGLHWWTVGRFLESTDDAYVGGDVTVIGPKVPGYITELKVTDNQIVHAGDLLVKIDDRDYVAALNKAEGAVAAEEALLANLDATEQLQHAVVSQAKAGIDAANAETVRSKDDQARYKVLSGRSAVSIESFQRADATYKTAQANGAKAQASMLASQRQLDVIATQKQQARAALEQAKAERDMARLNVGYTELRAPVDGVIGNRRARVGAYAAAGTQLLSVVPATGLWVDANFKEDQLAHMHPGQAVTIEADVLPGQVFHGHLDSLAPATGSQFSVLPPENATGNFTKIVQRVPVRVYLDGEDGHLGKLRPGLSVVAEVDTNVNGQKDAPQPNVASAADGKKAP, via the coding sequence ATGAACAACCCTCAAACCGTCACCGAGCCTGCCGTTGCGGCTGCACCGCCAAAACCCGCTCAGGGCAAACGCCTGATTCTGTTGCTGCTCGCGGTGGCCGTCGTGGTGGGCGCCGTTTTCTATGGCCTGCATTGGTGGACCGTGGGCCGTTTTCTGGAGTCCACCGACGATGCCTACGTCGGCGGTGATGTCACGGTGATCGGGCCGAAAGTGCCGGGCTACATCACCGAGCTGAAAGTGACCGATAACCAGATCGTCCACGCAGGTGACCTGCTGGTGAAGATTGACGACCGCGATTACGTCGCCGCGTTGAACAAGGCCGAAGGCGCCGTCGCCGCCGAAGAGGCGCTGCTCGCCAACCTCGACGCCACCGAACAGCTGCAACACGCGGTGGTCAGCCAGGCGAAGGCCGGGATCGATGCCGCCAATGCCGAAACCGTGCGTTCCAAAGACGATCAGGCACGCTACAAGGTGCTGTCCGGGCGCTCGGCAGTGTCCATTGAAAGCTTCCAGCGCGCCGACGCCACCTACAAGACCGCCCAGGCCAACGGCGCGAAAGCCCAGGCGTCGATGCTGGCCTCGCAACGACAGCTGGACGTCATCGCCACCCAGAAACAACAGGCCCGTGCCGCCCTGGAACAAGCCAAGGCTGAACGCGACATGGCCCGGCTCAACGTCGGATACACCGAACTGCGCGCCCCGGTGGACGGCGTGATCGGCAACCGCCGCGCGCGAGTCGGTGCTTATGCGGCAGCGGGCACGCAATTGCTCTCCGTGGTTCCCGCCACCGGGCTGTGGGTAGACGCCAACTTCAAGGAAGACCAGTTGGCCCACATGCACCCCGGCCAGGCCGTCACCATCGAAGCCGACGTGCTGCCGGGCCAGGTGTTCCACGGCCACCTCGACAGCCTCGCCCCGGCGACCGGTTCGCAATTCAGCGTGCTGCCGCCGGAGAACGCCACCGGCAACTTCACCAAAATCGTGCAGCGGGTGCCGGTGCGGGTTTACCTCGACGGCGAAGACGGCCACCTCGGCAAGCTGCGACCGGGTCTGTCAGTGGTCGCCGAAGTCGACACGAACGTCAACGGACAAAAAGACGCCCCGCAACCCAACGTCGCCAGCGCTGCTGACGGGAAAAAAGCCCCATGA
- a CDS encoding helix-turn-helix domain-containing protein, with protein sequence MKKKSFANMPCPIALSLEHVGDWWNILILRDLSYGLCRFDEFEKSLGIAPSTLTRRLNGLIESGLVERHAYTDKPLRYDYVLTESGRDFRTVVLSLMKWGHKHFSGERSNIELFDENTGVAVDLVPTDGNTGKRINMHDHSLRYKGPSDSLSAWRLETGRPRRDAYRKTLPKPSSQPQQNHR encoded by the coding sequence ATGAAGAAGAAAAGCTTTGCGAACATGCCCTGCCCGATTGCCCTCAGCCTCGAACACGTGGGGGACTGGTGGAACATCTTGATCCTGCGCGACCTGTCCTACGGTTTGTGCCGCTTCGACGAATTTGAAAAAAGCCTCGGTATTGCGCCCAGCACCCTGACACGACGCCTCAACGGCCTGATCGAGTCCGGGCTGGTCGAGCGTCACGCCTACACCGACAAACCGCTGCGTTATGACTACGTGCTCACCGAAAGCGGCCGCGACTTCCGCACCGTGGTGCTGAGCTTGATGAAATGGGGACACAAGCACTTCTCCGGCGAGCGCTCGAACATTGAGTTGTTCGACGAGAACACGGGCGTGGCCGTCGACCTGGTGCCGACCGACGGCAACACCGGCAAGCGCATCAACATGCACGACCACAGCCTTCGCTACAAAGGCCCGTCAGACAGCCTGTCTGCGTGGCGCCTTGAAACCGGCCGCCCGCGCCGCGACGCCTACCGCAAGACGCTCCCCAAACCCTCTTCCCAACCTCAGCAGAATCACAGGTAA
- a CDS encoding thioredoxin family protein, protein MTEALYLPETLTRAEVDALAGVSVIDFGTNWCGHCKAALPLIGEVFAEYPQVRHVKVEDGSGRRLGRSFKVKLWPTLVFMRDGQEVGRLVRPTRVSDIEEAFEGAVRQG, encoded by the coding sequence ATGACTGAAGCGCTTTATCTGCCCGAAACCCTGACCCGTGCTGAAGTGGATGCGCTGGCGGGCGTGTCCGTGATCGATTTCGGCACCAATTGGTGCGGGCACTGCAAGGCGGCCCTGCCGTTGATCGGCGAGGTGTTTGCCGAGTATCCGCAGGTACGCCACGTTAAAGTCGAAGATGGCAGCGGCCGCAGGTTGGGGCGCTCATTCAAGGTGAAGCTGTGGCCGACACTGGTGTTCATGCGCGACGGGCAGGAAGTCGGGCGACTGGTCAGGCCGACTCGCGTGAGTGACATTGAGGAGGCGTTCGAGGGGGCGGTACGGCAGGGCTAA
- a CDS encoding response regulator transcription factor — MYKILIADDHPLFREAIHNVISDGFPGSEVMETEDLDSALAMTQGHEDLDLILLDLNMPGMHGLNGLINLRNEAPTIPVVIVSAEQDKQVVLQAITYGAVGFITKSSPRKQMTDAIQQILNGNVYLPPDIIRSQKPGHRSTPRDAPQLQPEMLEALTRKQLQVLERMTKGDSNKQIAFTLTIAETTVKAHVSAILRKLNVHNRVQAILSAGDIDFAAYLRR; from the coding sequence ATGTACAAGATCCTGATTGCCGACGACCATCCGCTGTTTCGCGAGGCGATTCACAACGTGATCAGCGACGGGTTTCCGGGCAGTGAAGTCATGGAAACCGAAGACCTGGACAGCGCACTGGCGATGACTCAGGGTCATGAAGACCTCGACCTGATTCTGCTGGACCTGAACATGCCGGGGATGCATGGGCTGAACGGCCTGATCAACCTGCGCAACGAGGCGCCGACCATCCCGGTGGTCATCGTCTCCGCCGAACAGGACAAGCAAGTGGTGCTGCAAGCGATTACGTATGGCGCCGTGGGGTTCATTACCAAATCATCGCCACGCAAGCAGATGACCGATGCCATACAGCAGATCCTCAACGGCAATGTCTACCTGCCGCCGGACATCATCCGCAGCCAGAAACCCGGCCACCGCAGCACCCCTCGCGACGCCCCGCAGCTACAGCCTGAAATGCTCGAAGCGCTGACCCGCAAACAGTTGCAGGTGCTGGAGCGCATGACCAAAGGCGATTCCAACAAACAGATCGCCTTCACCCTCACCATCGCCGAGACCACGGTCAAGGCCCACGTCTCCGCGATCCTGCGCAAGCTCAACGTGCACAACCGGGTACAAGCGATTCTGAGCGCCGGGGATATCGACTTCGCGGCGTACTTGCGCCGGTAA
- the ercA gene encoding alcohol dehydrogenase-like regulatory protein ErcA: protein MSQSLNMLRKFVAPEIIFGAGSRHSVGNYAKTFGARKVMVVSDPGVIAAGWVADVEASLHAQDLDYFIYSAVSPNPRVEEVMLGADLYREHHCDVIVAVGGGSPMDCGKAIGIAVAHARNILEFEGVDTIRVPSPPLILIPTTAGTSADVSQFVIISDRQERMKISIVSKAVVPDVSLIDPETTLSMDPFLSACTGIDALVHAIEAFVSTGHGPLTDPHALEAMRLINGHLVQMIANPTDIALREKVMLGSMQAGLAFSNAILGAVHAMSHSLGGFLDLPHGLCNAVLIEHVVAFNYSSAPDRFKVIAETLGIDCRGLNHAAISKRLVDHLISLKHQMGFHETLGLHGVSTADIPFLSRHAMGDPCILTNPRTSSQRDVEVVYGEAL, encoded by the coding sequence ATGAGCCAGAGCCTCAACATGCTGCGCAAGTTCGTGGCCCCGGAAATCATCTTCGGCGCTGGCAGCCGTCACAGCGTCGGCAATTACGCCAAGACCTTCGGCGCGCGCAAGGTCATGGTGGTCAGCGACCCTGGTGTGATCGCCGCCGGGTGGGTCGCGGACGTCGAAGCCAGCCTGCACGCGCAAGACCTCGACTATTTCATCTACAGCGCTGTGTCGCCCAACCCTCGGGTCGAAGAAGTGATGCTCGGCGCCGACCTCTATCGTGAACACCATTGCGACGTGATCGTGGCGGTGGGCGGCGGCAGCCCGATGGATTGCGGCAAGGCCATCGGCATCGCAGTGGCCCACGCTCGCAACATTCTTGAATTCGAAGGCGTGGACACCATCCGCGTGCCCAGCCCGCCGTTGATCCTGATCCCGACCACCGCAGGCACTTCGGCGGACGTCTCGCAATTCGTGATTATTTCCGACCGCCAGGAACGCATGAAGATCTCCATCGTCAGCAAGGCGGTGGTGCCGGACGTGTCGCTCATCGACCCGGAAACCACGCTGAGCATGGACCCGTTTCTGTCGGCCTGCACCGGTATCGACGCGCTGGTGCACGCCATCGAAGCGTTCGTGTCCACCGGCCATGGCCCGCTCACCGACCCCCACGCACTGGAAGCCATGCGGCTGATCAACGGCCATTTGGTGCAGATGATCGCCAATCCCACCGACATTGCCCTGCGCGAGAAGGTCATGCTCGGCAGCATGCAGGCGGGGCTGGCGTTTTCCAACGCGATTCTCGGCGCGGTGCACGCCATGTCCCATAGCCTGGGCGGCTTCCTTGATCTGCCCCATGGCCTGTGCAACGCCGTGTTGATCGAACACGTGGTGGCATTCAATTACAGCTCTGCCCCGGACCGCTTCAAAGTGATCGCCGAAACCCTGGGCATCGATTGCCGAGGCCTGAATCACGCGGCGATCAGCAAGCGATTGGTGGACCACCTGATCTCGCTCAAGCACCAGATGGGCTTTCACGAAACCCTCGGATTGCACGGTGTCAGCACGGCGGATATCCCGTTCCTTTCTCGGCACGCCATGGGCGATCCGTGCATCCTCACCAACCCCCGCACGTCCAGCCAGCGCGACGTCGAAGTGGTCTATGGCGAAGCCCTCTGA
- a CDS encoding NahK/ErcS family hybrid sensor histidine kinase/response regulator: MAKPSDTQQSALTALLGLGNHSTRKSHYPELTLRLAELENERNRYKWLFEHAVHGIFQARLHEGLRAANPALARMLGYRDPDEVLRVLDDLGSTLFVGGQAEMQSIAQVLQRDQSLQGYETRLRRKDGSYVDVLMNLLLKPDEDGVFEGFVADITERKLAQKRLQELNDQLELRVTARTDELREARDAAESANRSKDKYLAAASHDLLQPLNAARLLISTLRERHLPDAEQTLVERTHQALEGAEDLLTDLLDIAKLDRASIQPDIELYRLEEVLAPLVSEFEPVAEAAGLALRARIGRFAVRTDLRLITRILRNFLSNACRYTDHGSILLGARRRGDALRIQVWDTGRGIADDRLASIFLEFNQLDVGRAADRKGVGLGLAIVERIGRILGCRIQVRSRPGKGSVFSIDVPLSAEMPVPISVAAHQSPGTGNPLPGRRLLVLDNETSILDSMAALLGQWGCEVLTATDQAACYRVLQGRAPEMILFDFHLDHEVLGCDVVADLRAHFGREIPCVMITADRTDACRRSLQRLNAPLLNKPVKPGKLRAVVSQLLG, from the coding sequence ATGGCGAAGCCCTCTGACACCCAACAGTCCGCGCTGACAGCGCTGCTCGGGCTGGGCAATCATTCGACGCGCAAGAGCCATTATCCGGAGCTGACCCTGCGTCTCGCCGAGCTGGAAAACGAGCGCAACCGTTATAAATGGCTGTTCGAACACGCGGTCCACGGTATCTTTCAGGCGCGGTTACATGAGGGGCTGCGAGCGGCGAATCCGGCACTGGCGCGCATGCTCGGCTACCGCGATCCCGACGAAGTGCTGCGGGTGCTCGACGATCTGGGGAGCACGCTGTTCGTCGGCGGGCAGGCGGAAATGCAGAGCATCGCGCAGGTGCTGCAACGGGACCAGAGCCTGCAAGGTTATGAAACCCGGTTGCGGCGCAAGGACGGCAGCTACGTCGACGTGCTCATGAACCTGTTGCTCAAGCCAGACGAAGACGGCGTGTTCGAGGGTTTTGTGGCCGACATCACCGAGCGCAAGCTGGCGCAAAAGCGTTTGCAGGAACTCAATGACCAGCTTGAATTGCGCGTCACGGCGCGCACCGACGAGCTGCGTGAGGCCCGCGACGCCGCCGAGTCCGCCAACCGCAGCAAGGACAAATACCTCGCGGCGGCCAGCCACGACTTGCTGCAACCGTTGAACGCCGCGAGGCTGCTGATTTCGACCCTGCGCGAGCGTCACTTGCCCGATGCCGAACAGACATTGGTGGAGCGCACCCATCAGGCGCTGGAAGGGGCAGAGGACCTGCTCACCGATTTGCTCGACATTGCCAAGCTCGATCGGGCGTCGATCCAACCCGACATCGAGCTGTATCGCCTTGAGGAAGTATTGGCGCCGCTGGTGTCGGAATTTGAGCCTGTGGCAGAGGCGGCGGGTTTGGCCCTGCGTGCCCGTATCGGCCGGTTTGCGGTGCGTACCGATCTGCGGCTGATCACCCGGATTCTGCGCAATTTCCTCAGCAACGCCTGTCGCTACACCGATCACGGCAGCATTTTGCTCGGGGCGCGCAGGCGAGGAGATGCGCTGCGCATCCAGGTGTGGGACACGGGCCGGGGCATTGCCGACGACCGGCTGGCGTCGATCTTTCTGGAGTTCAACCAGCTGGATGTCGGCCGCGCGGCAGATCGTAAAGGGGTCGGGTTGGGACTGGCCATCGTCGAGCGCATTGGCCGGATTCTGGGCTGTCGGATTCAGGTCCGTTCACGGCCGGGGAAAGGGTCGGTGTTTTCCATCGACGTGCCGTTGTCAGCGGAAATGCCGGTGCCGATCAGCGTCGCTGCCCATCAATCGCCAGGCACGGGAAATCCGCTGCCGGGACGTCGCCTGTTGGTGCTGGACAACGAGACCAGCATTCTCGACAGCATGGCCGCGTTGTTGGGGCAGTGGGGCTGCGAGGTGTTGACGGCCACCGATCAGGCCGCCTGTTACCGAGTGCTGCAGGGGAGGGCGCCGGAAATGATCCTGTTCGATTTTCATCTCGACCACGAGGTATTGGGCTGTGATGTGGTCGCGGACCTGCGGGCGCATTTTGGCCGGGAGATCCCGTGCGTGATGATCACGGCGGACCGCACCGATGCGTGTCGAAGGTCGTTACAGCGGCTGAACGCGCCGTTGCTGAACAAACCGGTCAAGCCGGGGAAATTGCGGGCGGTGGTGAGTCAGTTGTTGGGTTAG
- a CDS encoding TolC family protein: MKAVKLFLPSLLVLALAACAVGPDYKKPDTAAANIQAAAQGTYDRNRTETIWWQQFEDPTLNQLVAQSLQGNRELRVAFARLKAARAIRDDISNDAMPVVTSRASSQIGRAQVPGETEHRVNQERYDLGLDMAWEIDLFGRIQRELEASDADQQVAEANLYQLQVTMIAELVDAYGQLRGAQLREHIARDNLKNQQDSRDVTRQLRDEGVGNEIDVVRADARYAAVEATIPQLQAEQVRERNRIATLLGERPDAMIVSLAPAKLPAISKALPIGDPTKLLENRPDVRSAERQLAAQTARIGVQTADLFPRVSLSGFLGFTASRGSQIGSGAAQAWGLGPSITWAAFDLGSVRARIRGANADAEGALANYEQQVLLALEETENAFSDYDKRQQRLVSLVRQSEASRSAANLASIQYKEGTADFLVLLDAERERLAAEDSQALAEIDLYRGIVAIYKALGGGWQPNA; this comes from the coding sequence ATGAAGGCTGTAAAACTCTTCCTGCCGAGCCTGTTGGTCCTTGCGCTGGCGGCCTGTGCCGTCGGCCCTGACTACAAGAAGCCGGACACTGCGGCGGCCAATATTCAGGCCGCGGCACAGGGCACCTACGACCGCAACCGCACCGAGACCATCTGGTGGCAGCAGTTCGAAGACCCGACCCTGAACCAGTTGGTCGCTCAGTCGCTGCAAGGCAACCGTGAACTGCGCGTCGCCTTCGCCCGCCTGAAAGCGGCCCGTGCCATCCGTGACGACATCAGCAACGACGCGATGCCGGTCGTGACCAGCCGCGCCAGCAGCCAGATCGGCCGCGCTCAGGTGCCGGGTGAAACCGAGCACCGGGTCAATCAGGAACGCTACGACCTGGGCCTGGACATGGCCTGGGAGATCGACCTGTTCGGCCGCATCCAGCGCGAACTGGAAGCCAGCGACGCTGATCAGCAAGTGGCCGAAGCCAATCTGTATCAGCTGCAAGTGACCATGATCGCCGAGCTGGTGGACGCGTACGGTCAACTGCGTGGCGCACAACTGCGCGAACACATTGCCCGGGACAACCTGAAAAACCAGCAGGACTCCCGCGACGTGACGCGACAACTGCGCGATGAAGGCGTCGGCAATGAAATCGACGTCGTGCGAGCCGATGCGCGCTATGCCGCAGTGGAAGCGACCATTCCGCAGCTGCAAGCCGAGCAGGTTCGTGAACGCAACCGCATCGCCACGTTGCTGGGCGAACGCCCGGACGCCATGATCGTGAGCCTGGCCCCGGCCAAGCTTCCGGCCATCTCCAAGGCGCTGCCGATCGGTGACCCGACCAAGCTCCTGGAAAACCGTCCTGACGTGCGCAGTGCCGAACGGCAACTGGCGGCGCAGACCGCGCGGATTGGCGTGCAGACCGCCGACCTGTTCCCACGGGTCAGCCTCAGCGGTTTCCTGGGCTTCACCGCCAGCCGGGGTTCGCAGATCGGTTCGGGCGCGGCCCAAGCCTGGGGCCTTGGCCCGAGCATCACCTGGGCCGCGTTTGACCTGGGCAGTGTGAGGGCGCGTATTCGTGGCGCCAACGCCGATGCCGAAGGCGCACTGGCCAACTACGAGCAGCAAGTGCTGCTGGCGCTGGAAGAAACCGAGAACGCGTTCAGCGACTACGACAAGCGTCAGCAGCGGCTGGTGTCGCTGGTGCGTCAAAGCGAGGCGAGCCGTTCAGCGGCCAACCTGGCGAGCATTCAGTACAAGGAAGGCACCGCTGACTTCCTGGTCTTGCTGGATGCCGAGCGCGAGCGTCTGGCGGCTGAAGACTCTCAGGCCCTGGCCGAGATCGACCTGTATCGCGGGATCGTCGCCATCTACAAGGCGCTGGGCGGCGGATGGCAGCCTAACGCCTGA